One Dromiciops gliroides isolate mDroGli1 chromosome 3, mDroGli1.pri, whole genome shotgun sequence DNA segment encodes these proteins:
- the LOC122749469 gene encoding hemoglobin subunit beta, with product MVHLSAEEKGIITNLWGKVQIDQVGGEALGRLLIVYPWTSRFFDSFGDLSNAKAVMSNAKVHAHGAKVLTSFGDAVKNLDNLKGTFAKLSELHCDKLHVDPENFRLLGNILVICLAEHFGKDFTPEVQAAWQKLASGVATALAHKYH from the exons ATGGTGCATCTGAGTGCTGAAGAGAAGGGTATCATCACCAACCTGTGGGGTAAGGTGCAAATTGATCAGGTTGGTGGCGAGGCTCTTGGGAG GCTGCTCATCGTCTACCCCTGGACCTCCAGGTTTTTTGATTCCTTTGGTGACCTGTCCAATGCCAAGGCTGTCATGTCAAATGCTAAGGTCCATGCCCATGGTGCTAAGGTGCTGACCTCCTTCGGTGATGCTGTCAAGAACCTGGACAACCTGAAGGGTACCTTTGCCAAACTGAGTGAGCTGCACTGTGACAAACTGCATGTGGACCCTGAGAACTTCAGG CTCCTGGGGAACATCCTTGTGATCTGCCTGGCTGAGCACTTTGGCAAGGATTTCACCCCTGAGGTTCAGGCTGCCTGGCAGAAACTGGCATCTGGTGTGGCCACTGCTCTGGCCCACAAGTACCACTAA